The Candidatus Zixiibacteriota bacterium genome contains the following window.
CACCTGAGGAGAAAGGTCATCTTTTTTAGTTATCTTGTATTCGATCGGGTCTGGATTTTTATTGCCGGATTTATCCTCAACTTCAAGATGATAGGTATCATCCTTTCTTACTAAAATCTCTCCAGTGGCTTTTTTTCCGTCGATTTTCATCTCCGTTTTACTTGAGTCGGAGAAAACCAGATTTCCTCTGGAAAGCTCTTTATTGGCAGATGCTTCGATTTTTACTTTTGTTCCGGCTAAAGCCTCGATATTTCCATCATTCTGGTCCAGGACTAAAGGTTTCAACTGGGTGTATTTCGGATAGTTCAAAGTTAGCTTCAGATTGATTATCCTGGGCTTATCTGTGACTTTCAGCTTGTATTGTTCGCTTTTTATCCCTTCGGCTTGGGCATAATAATCGATGTCCCTTTTTGCCTGTTTGAAAAGATATTCGAAGTCATATTCTTTACTTGTACCGACAGTATCCTGGAGTTGACCCTTTGCTCCGCCCTGGTCCAGTTTTTCCAACCTCTCCTCATTCCACGCACCTTCTCCATCTCTCCAGTAAAAACTAATCTTGGAAGGTTTTTGCCCTTCTGCGGTTATTTCAATTTTCACGTTTGAATATTTCACTACCTCGGCATTACCCGGAGAAATGGAGAAGAAAAATCTCTGAGGTGCTTGCACAGAGGTCAATGGATGGGAGAAAAGATATAAAGAGCGGTTGAAATGTCCCGGGAAAAGAAAAGTAAAGATCAAAACCAATCCCAATAGAGCAGAGCTTACCTGTAAGGTTTTGCGCAGGGGTCTTTTATCCACTACAGATTTGAAATTCATCTCCCCGGCAACTGTGTCTGCCTGCTCGATGATTGCTTCAATCATCTGGACAGAATAACCTTCTGGATTTCTCTCCAAATTCCGGTAAAGCTGTAAAGCCCCGATTAATCTGTTGTTCAACTGGGGGAATTTTCCCTCGATTCTTACTGCCAAATCTTCTAAAGTGGGCTTATAGAAAAGAGGTCTGAGCAAATAGTATGACAAGGCGATGGATAAGGCTAAAAGGAAAATTCCCAGAAGAGCTACCCTGATGAAAACTGGAAGGATGAATCCACTCAGGTAAGATAGAATGAAACTTAATAAAAGATAGGCGAAGATGACAGATAAAATAATCAGAGAACCATAAAACATCCGTGTCTGGGTGTGATACGACCTCAAGGAGTTGAGGCGGGTGATGAGGTTAAAGTAGCTTGAAGGTTTCATCTTATTTTTTCTATTCCCCTCCCTTGATGGGAGTTGTAGCGTTGCCACTCCTGTGGCAACGTATATACGTCCTCACAGAGTGAGGACGCTACATCTGATTACATCTGACGCAAAGACTCACCGTCAGGTCTAGGACCTGACAGAACTACAAAATATCGACTGCTATTTATAATACGTAATCAGAACTGGCTTAATTTTCAAATTGATGGTTCCAGCCTACCCCTCAAGGCGGGAATTCTGGCACTCCGTTTTACATATCGTCAATCGAACTTAGGTACAAATTTTTCAAGAATATCCTTGATGATTTTTCTTTCAATCTTCAACACTGATTCTTTCATCTGAGTTATTACTGTGTGTTCAGGATTTTGCTGCTCAAATACATTTGCAATTTGGGGATAAAGGAGAGCTATTTTCTCAGTTTCTTCAGGATGATTGTCTTTCCGTAGTTCAATATATTTAACAAAATCTACTGTATTATCTCTCCAATCTGATAGATAATAGCTTATTCGGCTCACGAAGTCTATCAAGCTGCTTATCTTTTCATAAAGGGGGAAATACTTTTTCATTCTGAAGAACTTATCCGCTGTTACGCCTTTTGGAAAGAGGTTAGAGTCAGATGAAAATTGGTAGATGATGAAATTGTAGTACAACTCATATAAGTTTTTAGCAGGATGATAACCCCCGCTAGTACTTGTATTCGGTCTTAGCTCAATTCGGTTACGCATAACCTCGACTGATAGTTTCATATAGAGAATCAAGTAAACATTAGCAGCCAGATACAGAAAGGCCTGATAACCCTCTGCTTTTCTATCGTTGATGTAAAGAGCAAGAGCGCGTCTAAAATGTATTTCTTGATTCAACAAAATATTGTCTTTGATTCCGTAATTGAATAGCTGTACATCGGTCAATCTTTGGATAATGCCATCGGTCTCCTTCGATACTTTTACAAAACCTATCTTGTCATTAATTAACTCATCTAACTTGTCTAAATATTGACAATTTGCTAATGGTTGAAGACAATCAACCCAATTTGGTGGTACATCGCCAATCAATTCCTTCGTCTTAGCTTGTTTTAAATAATTGACCCCCTTTTTTAAATTAGTTAGATATTCTGCTTTTAGGTCCGGAAATGCCAACTCAAATTTAAATGGAAGAGGTATGACTTTTCCTTTTAATGACGAAGGTATCTTATCAGGTATGCTATAGTATTCAAGTCTCTCAGAATATCGTTGAAATGCATTTGGGTCTACAAGAATCAATATTAATTCTTTATTTTTTCTTGCAGCATCCCAAAAGATATCTCGAATATAATCGTCTCTAAAAGAATATCCTACCACGACAACATATTTGCAATTTTCTGATTGGAGCTTATTTTTTAATGTAAGTAAGTTTTCTAATAAAGGTTCAGCGTATTCCCATTTACGCATAGGGTATAGCATTAAAGATTCTGCTTTCTCACCTGTTAATAACTCTATTTTTTCATTATCGCTCTTAATGACTGATTTGACAAATCCACCACTACTAGTCTTATACCAGGTAATTGAACCATGCAGTTTATAAAGGCGAATATCTATATTTGAAGCAGAAAAAACGGATGGATTCCACTCAGCTTCAAATCCATCTCGATAACTCTTCTTATAAACATTGCAAAACTGTTCAATACATATGTCATAGTTTACCGAGAAGATGTCTAACGGATGATATTCTTCAATGAAACCAAGGAGAGGTTCCAGATATTTAACTTTGTCTTCTTGAACTACTGTTCTTTGTTTCACAAAAGTCTTTATTTTATCCAAAAGAGGTATTTTACTTGAGTAATCTTCTAATAAATACTTTTTCAGTTCAAAGAATTGTAAAATCGCTTCGTCATCTTTCCTTCCTAGTTTATCCAACGTCTCCATTAGTAATTCAATATCAATTCTTGGATATTCACCTCTTTCTTTTTTCCATTGGAGAAGTCTGGTCTCGATAAACTCTACCGTCTTCTTATCATATTCATCTAACAAAGGAGAATTCTTGAATTCTTCTACGAATGCATATGTGTGCGGGACACCTGCGTACACTGAGGCTCCCGCACCCAGAAAGAAAACTACTTCTGAGGATATTCCTTTTTGTTCTTCAGCCATTTCTAATACTCCTCTTTATTTAGCACAATCTCATCCAACTCTTCTAATTCTCCAGCACCCGGGTTATAATATTCACCCCCATTTTCAGGGCGGCTTCGCGTTTTTCCGGGGGGTCGTTGTGGACCTGAGGATCTTCCCAGCCGTCGCCGATGTCGGATTCGTAAACGTAAAAAACTACTAATCTATTCTCTCCTACGGATCCGTTTACGGAATAAAATATCCCGAATCCCTGGGCAGGTTTTCCTTCGTGTTTGTGGATTTTGGGGAGTCCGTTGGGAAAATCATAATAAGAATGATAAATCCCGTGATTGAACGGCAACTCGAC
Protein-coding sequences here:
- a CDS encoding SIR2 family protein, with amino-acid sequence MAEEQKGISSEVVFFLGAGASVYAGVPHTYAFVEEFKNSPLLDEYDKKTVEFIETRLLQWKKERGEYPRIDIELLMETLDKLGRKDDEAILQFFELKKYLLEDYSSKIPLLDKIKTFVKQRTVVQEDKVKYLEPLLGFIEEYHPLDIFSVNYDICIEQFCNVYKKSYRDGFEAEWNPSVFSASNIDIRLYKLHGSITWYKTSSGGFVKSVIKSDNEKIELLTGEKAESLMLYPMRKWEYAEPLLENLLTLKNKLQSENCKYVVVVGYSFRDDYIRDIFWDAARKNKELILILVDPNAFQRYSERLEYYSIPDKIPSSLKGKVIPLPFKFELAFPDLKAEYLTNLKKGVNYLKQAKTKELIGDVPPNWVDCLQPLANCQYLDKLDELINDKIGFVKVSKETDGIIQRLTDVQLFNYGIKDNILLNQEIHFRRALALYINDRKAEGYQAFLYLAANVYLILYMKLSVEVMRNRIELRPNTSTSGGYHPAKNLYELYYNFIIYQFSSDSNLFPKGVTADKFFRMKKYFPLYEKISSLIDFVSRISYYLSDWRDNTVDFVKYIELRKDNHPEETEKIALLYPQIANVFEQQNPEHTVITQMKESVLKIERKIIKDILEKFVPKFD